A single window of Gossypium hirsutum isolate 1008001.06 chromosome A10, Gossypium_hirsutum_v2.1, whole genome shotgun sequence DNA harbors:
- the LOC121208280 gene encoding F-box protein SKIP2: MGQSPSAALDRESSFSHRFGFLSSSSLGSSDGFSDEILANRDYTAEIPDECLAYVFQFLGHGDRNRCSLVCKRWLCVDGWSRHRLSLDAQSEIEASLPSIFMRFDSVTKLTLRCSRRSISLSDRALVAISIRCQNLTRLKLRGCREISDEGMSAFAKNSKNLRKLSCGSCTFGAKALNAVLDYCSNLEELSVKRLRGIHDGAEAIGPGAAASSLKTICLKELVNGQSFEPLVVGAKNLKALKIIHCLGDWDRVLQLIGNRNRNGKENIHLNNYNSKGNNDALMEIHLERLQVSDIGLSAISKCTKIENLHIVKTPDCSNYGLISVAEHCKLLKKLHVDGWRTNRIGDEGLVAVAKHCPNLEELVLVGVNATHLSLGAIASNCSKLERLALCGSGTIGNTEIACIAAKCMALKKLCIKGCPISDIAIEALGSGCPSLVKIKLRKCRGVSCEAGEWLREQRGSLVINMDACEIDGGFEASVSNGGIHEVGVDFPQVVSQVTDRDASTSSNGRLALLRSKFGLFASRNFVACTFRRWSNNDDSFNSNL, encoded by the coding sequence ATGGGTCAATCTCCTTCCGCCGCTTTAGACAGGGAAAGCTCCTTCAGCCACCGTTTTGGCTTTTTATCTTCTTCTAGTTTGGGTTCCAGCGATGGATTTTCCGATGAGATTTTGGCGAATCGGGATTACACCGCTGAGATTCCCGACGAGTGTTTAGCTTATGTTTTTCAATTCCTCGGCCATGGTGATCGGAACCGTTGTTCGCTTGTCTGCAAGCGGTGGCTGTGCGTTGACGGTTGGAGCCGCCACCGTTTGTCTCTCGACGCTCAATCTGAGATCGAAGCTTCTTTGCCTTCTATCTTTATGCGCTTCGATTCCGTAACCAAACTCACTCTACGTTGTAGCCGTAGATCAATCAGCTTAAGCGACCGCGCTTTGGTTGCTATCTCAATCCGTTGCCAAAACCTCACACGGCTTAAGCTCCGCGGTTGCCGCGAAATCAGCGATGAAGGGATGTCGGCTTTTGCTAAGAATTCTAAGAACCTAAGGAAACTTTCTTGTGGTTCTTGTACGTTCGGTGCCAAAGCTTTGAACGCTGTCCTTGATTATTGCTCGAATTTAGAAGAGTTATCGGTGAAAAGGCTCAGAGGAATCCACGACGGAGCTGAGGCGATCGGGCCTGGAGCGGCAGCTTCTTCGCTGAAAACGATTTGCTTGAAGGAGCTCGTTAACGGTCAGTCTTTTGAACCGCTTGTGGTTGGAGCAAAAAACCTTAAGGCTTTGAAAATTATACATTGTTTGGGTGATTGGGACAGAGTCCTTCAATTAATTGGGAATCGAAATCGAAACGGAAAAGAAAATATCCATCTTAATAACTATAATAGCAAAGGTAACAATGATGCTTTGATGGAAATTCACCTTGAGAGGCTTCAAGTAAGTGATATTGGCCTATCTGCTATTTCCAAATGcaccaaaattgaaaatttgcaTATTGTGAAAACCCCAGATTGTTCAAATTATGGGCTTATTAGTGTAGCTGAGCATTGTAAGTTGTTAAAGAAGCTTCATGTTGATGGTTGGAGGACTAATAGGATTGGAGATGAGGGTTTGGTTGCTGTAGCCAAACACTGTCCTAATTTAGAAGAACTTGTTCTGGTTGGCGTTAATGCTACCCATTTGAGCTTGGGAGCCATTGCTTCTAATTGCTCGAAACTTGAAAGATTAGCACTTTGTGGAAGTGGGACTATTGGTAATACAGAGATTGCGTGCATTGCAGCAAAATGTATGGCTTTGAAGAAACTTTGCATCAAGGGATGTCCTATTTCGGATATTGCCATTGAAGCACTGGGTTCTGGTTGTCCCAGTTTGGTGAAAATTAAGTTGAGGAAATGTAGGGGAGTGAGTTGTGAGGCTGGTGAATGGTTGCGCGAACAAAGGGGATCTCTAGTGATCAATATGGATGCTTGTGAGATAGATGGTGGTTTTGAGGCTAGTGTCAGTAATGGTGGAATACATGAAGTTGGGGTGGATTTTCCGCAGGTGGTTAGCCAAGTAACTGACAGAGATGCTTCGACGAGCAGCAATGGCAGGTTAGCATTGTTAAGGTCAAAGTTTGGGCTTTTTGCTAGTAGGAATTTTGTGGCATGCACATTTAGAAGGTGGTCTAACAATGATGATAGTTTTAATAGCAACTTGTGA
- the LOC121208281 gene encoding cullin-1 isoform X3 — MQLGAMFAIWYILNIYFNIFNKQVLKVYTFPATVTAFHFGCGTLMILIMWASNLYHRPKLTRSQWPTFWIVFSLIPVVGGVALASFTEASFNCTIYNMCTQKFFEEDLLQDTSAYYSRKALSWIEEDSCPEYMLKSEECLRKERERVSHYLHSSSETKLLEKVQHELLVTYANWLLEKEHSGCRALLRDDKVEDLSRMYRLYCKIPRGLELVANVFKQHVTAEGTALVQQAKDAVSNYVNFVVVLLHPIL; from the exons ATGCAACTTGGAGCCATGTTTGccatttggtatattttgaatatCTACTTCAACATTTTCAACAAGCAG GTTTTAAAGGTGTATACGTTTCCAGCAACAGTTACAGCTTTCCACTTTGGGTGTGGGACTTTGATGATCCTTATAATGTGGGCTTCAAATCTTTACCATCGACCAAAGCTTACTCGTTCTCag TGGCCTACATTTTGGATAGTGTTCTCCCTCATACCAGTTGTTGGTGGAGTGGCATTAGCATCCTTCACTGAGGCATCTTTTAATTG CACCATATACAACATGTGTACCCAAAAATTCTTTGAAGAAGATTTGCTTCAAGATACTAGTGCTTACTATTCACGGAAGGCATTGAGCTGGATTGAGGAAGATTCTTGTCCGGAATACATGTTGAAG TCTGAAGAATGCTTGAGAAAGGAAAGGGAGAGAGTGTCTCATTACCTGCATTCAAGCAGTGAGACAAAATTGTTAGAG AAAGTGCAACATGAGTTGTTGGTCACATATGCAAATTGGCTACTTGAAAAGGAGCATTCAGGATGCAGGGCCTTGCTTAGAGATGACAAG GTGGAGGATCTTTCTAGGATGTACAGGCTTTATTGTAAAATACCTCGAGGCTTGGAGCTTGTTGCTAATGTATTCAAGCAG CATGTTACTGCTGAAGGTACAGCCTTGGTTCAACAGGCAAAAGATGCTGTGAGTAACtatgttaattttgttgttgtccTTCTACACCCTATTTTGTAA
- the LOC121208281 gene encoding solute carrier family 35 member E1 homolog isoform X1: protein MQLGAMFAIWYILNIYFNIFNKQVLKVYTFPATVTAFHFGCGTLMILIMWASNLYHRPKLTRSQLAVIIPLAIVHTLGNLLTNVSIGRVNVSFTHTIKAMEPFFIVLFSVLFLGEWPTFWIVFSLIPVVGGVALASFTEASFNCTIYNMCTQKFFEEDLLQDTSAYYSRKALSWIEEDSCPEYMLKSEECLRKERERVSHYLHSSSETKLLEKVQHELLVTYANWLLEKEHSGCRALLRDDKVEDLSRMYRLYCKIPRGLELVANVFKQHVTAEGTALVQQAKDAVSNYVNFVVVLLHPIL, encoded by the exons ATGCAACTTGGAGCCATGTTTGccatttggtatattttgaatatCTACTTCAACATTTTCAACAAGCAG GTTTTAAAGGTGTATACGTTTCCAGCAACAGTTACAGCTTTCCACTTTGGGTGTGGGACTTTGATGATCCTTATAATGTGGGCTTCAAATCTTTACCATCGACCAAAGCTTACTCGTTCTCag CTTGCAGTAATCATTCCATTGGCTATAGTTCACACTCTTGGCAACCTTTTGACAAATGTTAGTATTGGGAGAGTTAATGTCTCCTTCACTCACACCATTAAAGCAATGGAGCCCTTTTTCATAGTCTTATTCTCTGTTCTTTTTCTTGGAGAG TGGCCTACATTTTGGATAGTGTTCTCCCTCATACCAGTTGTTGGTGGAGTGGCATTAGCATCCTTCACTGAGGCATCTTTTAATTG CACCATATACAACATGTGTACCCAAAAATTCTTTGAAGAAGATTTGCTTCAAGATACTAGTGCTTACTATTCACGGAAGGCATTGAGCTGGATTGAGGAAGATTCTTGTCCGGAATACATGTTGAAG TCTGAAGAATGCTTGAGAAAGGAAAGGGAGAGAGTGTCTCATTACCTGCATTCAAGCAGTGAGACAAAATTGTTAGAG AAAGTGCAACATGAGTTGTTGGTCACATATGCAAATTGGCTACTTGAAAAGGAGCATTCAGGATGCAGGGCCTTGCTTAGAGATGACAAG GTGGAGGATCTTTCTAGGATGTACAGGCTTTATTGTAAAATACCTCGAGGCTTGGAGCTTGTTGCTAATGTATTCAAGCAG CATGTTACTGCTGAAGGTACAGCCTTGGTTCAACAGGCAAAAGATGCTGTGAGTAACtatgttaattttgttgttgtccTTCTACACCCTATTTTGTAA
- the LOC121208281 gene encoding cullin-1 isoform X4: protein MEPFFIVLFSVLFLGEWPTFWIVFSLIPVVGGVALASFTEASFNCTIYNMCTQKFFEEDLLQDTSAYYSRKALSWIEEDSCPEYMLKSEECLRKERERVSHYLHSSSETKLLEKVQHELLVTYANWLLEKEHSGCRALLRDDKVEDLSRMYRLYCKIPRGLELVANVFKQHVTAEGTALVQQAKDAVSNYVNFVVVLLHPIL from the exons ATGGAGCCCTTTTTCATAGTCTTATTCTCTGTTCTTTTTCTTGGAGAG TGGCCTACATTTTGGATAGTGTTCTCCCTCATACCAGTTGTTGGTGGAGTGGCATTAGCATCCTTCACTGAGGCATCTTTTAATTG CACCATATACAACATGTGTACCCAAAAATTCTTTGAAGAAGATTTGCTTCAAGATACTAGTGCTTACTATTCACGGAAGGCATTGAGCTGGATTGAGGAAGATTCTTGTCCGGAATACATGTTGAAG TCTGAAGAATGCTTGAGAAAGGAAAGGGAGAGAGTGTCTCATTACCTGCATTCAAGCAGTGAGACAAAATTGTTAGAG AAAGTGCAACATGAGTTGTTGGTCACATATGCAAATTGGCTACTTGAAAAGGAGCATTCAGGATGCAGGGCCTTGCTTAGAGATGACAAG GTGGAGGATCTTTCTAGGATGTACAGGCTTTATTGTAAAATACCTCGAGGCTTGGAGCTTGTTGCTAATGTATTCAAGCAG CATGTTACTGCTGAAGGTACAGCCTTGGTTCAACAGGCAAAAGATGCTGTGAGTAACtatgttaattttgttgttgtccTTCTACACCCTATTTTGTAA
- the LOC121208281 gene encoding cullin-1 isoform X2 — protein sequence MILIMWASNLYHRPKLTRSQLAVIIPLAIVHTLGNLLTNVSIGRVNVSFTHTIKAMEPFFIVLFSVLFLGEWPTFWIVFSLIPVVGGVALASFTEASFNCTIYNMCTQKFFEEDLLQDTSAYYSRKALSWIEEDSCPEYMLKSEECLRKERERVSHYLHSSSETKLLEKVQHELLVTYANWLLEKEHSGCRALLRDDKVEDLSRMYRLYCKIPRGLELVANVFKQHVTAEGTALVQQAKDAVSNYVNFVVVLLHPIL from the exons ATGATCCTTATAATGTGGGCTTCAAATCTTTACCATCGACCAAAGCTTACTCGTTCTCag CTTGCAGTAATCATTCCATTGGCTATAGTTCACACTCTTGGCAACCTTTTGACAAATGTTAGTATTGGGAGAGTTAATGTCTCCTTCACTCACACCATTAAAGCAATGGAGCCCTTTTTCATAGTCTTATTCTCTGTTCTTTTTCTTGGAGAG TGGCCTACATTTTGGATAGTGTTCTCCCTCATACCAGTTGTTGGTGGAGTGGCATTAGCATCCTTCACTGAGGCATCTTTTAATTG CACCATATACAACATGTGTACCCAAAAATTCTTTGAAGAAGATTTGCTTCAAGATACTAGTGCTTACTATTCACGGAAGGCATTGAGCTGGATTGAGGAAGATTCTTGTCCGGAATACATGTTGAAG TCTGAAGAATGCTTGAGAAAGGAAAGGGAGAGAGTGTCTCATTACCTGCATTCAAGCAGTGAGACAAAATTGTTAGAG AAAGTGCAACATGAGTTGTTGGTCACATATGCAAATTGGCTACTTGAAAAGGAGCATTCAGGATGCAGGGCCTTGCTTAGAGATGACAAG GTGGAGGATCTTTCTAGGATGTACAGGCTTTATTGTAAAATACCTCGAGGCTTGGAGCTTGTTGCTAATGTATTCAAGCAG CATGTTACTGCTGAAGGTACAGCCTTGGTTCAACAGGCAAAAGATGCTGTGAGTAACtatgttaattttgttgttgtccTTCTACACCCTATTTTGTAA
- the LOC121203429 gene encoding probable 2-oxoglutarate-dependent dioxygenase At3g50210 isoform X1, translated as MATDFKSIPVIYVAPLFAKCNDPKMVQDPGVREVVKQLDQACREAGFFYAKGHGIPETMVKEVRNITHKFFDLPYEEKLKIKMTPAAGYRGYQRIGENITKGVPDMHEAIDCYKELKQGMYGALGKPMEGCNQWPHYPPNFKELMEKYISLCTEVSRKIMRGIALALGGSPDEFEGERGGDAFWVMRLIGYPGASTANGKCTSENDIGCGAHTDNGLLTLVNQDENITALQVRNQAGEWISAPPIPGTFVCNIGDMLKILSNGLYESTLHRVINKSPTYRVCVAFFYEPNYDAAVEPLEVCVRKSSGIRKFENAVYGEHLVSKVQTNFVT; from the exons ATGGCCACCGATTTCAAATCCATCCCAGTCATct ATGTTGCTCCTTTGTTCGCCAAATGCAATGATCCAAAAATGGTTCAAGACCCTGGTGTACGTGAAGTTGTTAAGCAATTGGATCAGGCTTGCCGTGAGGCTGGGTTCTTCTATGCG AAGGGTCATGGTATCCCTGAGACCATGGTTAAAGAGGTTAGAAATATCACACACAAATTCTTCGATCTTCCTTATGAAGAAAAACTCAAGATCAAGATGACACCAGCTGCTGGATACAG GGGATACCAGAGAATCGGAGAAAACATAACCAAAGGCGTGCCTGATATGCATGAAGCTATTGAT TGCTATAAAGAACTAAAACAAGGGATGTATGGAGCTCTTGGAAAACCCATGGAAGGATGCAACCAATG GCCACATTATCCTCCAAACTTCAAAGAACTCATGGAGAAGTATATTAGCCTCTGTACAG AAGTGTCAAGAAAAATTATGCGGGGAATTGCTCTTGCATTGGGTGGATCACCAGATGAATTCGAAGGTGAAAGAGGCGGTGATGCATTTTGGGTGATGCGCCTTATTGGTTACCCAGGAGCATCAACTGCAAATGGAAAATGCACGTCTGAAAATGACATTGGATG TGGAGCACACACGGACAATG GTTTGTTAACATTGGTGAATCAAGATGAAAATATTACTGCACTTCAG GTGAGAAACCAAGCTGGTGAGTGGATCTCAGCTCCTCCGATTCCCGGAACGTTTGTCTGTAACATTGGTGATATGTTGAAG ATACTATCCAATGGTTTATATGAGTCAACTCTACATCGAGTTATCAATAAATCTCCGACATATCGTGTCTGTGTTGCCTTTTTTTATGAG CCAAATTACGATGCAGCAGTTGAGCCTTTGGAAGTCTGTGTACGGAAGAGCAGTGGAATTCGGAAGTTCGAAAATGCTGTCTACGGAGAACATTTAGTTAGCAAAGTTCAAACGAACTTCGTAACATAG
- the LOC121203429 gene encoding probable 2-oxoglutarate-dependent dioxygenase At3g50210 isoform X3, whose amino-acid sequence MATDFKSIPVIYVAPLFAKCNDPKMVQDPGVREVVKQLDQACREAGFFYAKGHGIPETMVKEVRNITHKFFDLPYEEKLKIKMTPAAGYRGYQRIGENITKGVPDMHEAIDCYKELKQGMYGALGKPMEGCNQWPHYPPNFKELMEKYISLCTEVSRKIMRGIALALGGSPDEFEGERGGDAFWVMRLIGYPGASTANGKCTSENDIGCGAHTDNGLLTLVNQDENITALQVRNQAGEWISAPPIPGTFVCNIGDMLKPNYDAAVEPLEVCVRKSSGIRKFENAVYGEHLVSKVQTNFVT is encoded by the exons ATGGCCACCGATTTCAAATCCATCCCAGTCATct ATGTTGCTCCTTTGTTCGCCAAATGCAATGATCCAAAAATGGTTCAAGACCCTGGTGTACGTGAAGTTGTTAAGCAATTGGATCAGGCTTGCCGTGAGGCTGGGTTCTTCTATGCG AAGGGTCATGGTATCCCTGAGACCATGGTTAAAGAGGTTAGAAATATCACACACAAATTCTTCGATCTTCCTTATGAAGAAAAACTCAAGATCAAGATGACACCAGCTGCTGGATACAG GGGATACCAGAGAATCGGAGAAAACATAACCAAAGGCGTGCCTGATATGCATGAAGCTATTGAT TGCTATAAAGAACTAAAACAAGGGATGTATGGAGCTCTTGGAAAACCCATGGAAGGATGCAACCAATG GCCACATTATCCTCCAAACTTCAAAGAACTCATGGAGAAGTATATTAGCCTCTGTACAG AAGTGTCAAGAAAAATTATGCGGGGAATTGCTCTTGCATTGGGTGGATCACCAGATGAATTCGAAGGTGAAAGAGGCGGTGATGCATTTTGGGTGATGCGCCTTATTGGTTACCCAGGAGCATCAACTGCAAATGGAAAATGCACGTCTGAAAATGACATTGGATG TGGAGCACACACGGACAATG GTTTGTTAACATTGGTGAATCAAGATGAAAATATTACTGCACTTCAG GTGAGAAACCAAGCTGGTGAGTGGATCTCAGCTCCTCCGATTCCCGGAACGTTTGTCTGTAACATTGGTGATATGTTGAAG CCAAATTACGATGCAGCAGTTGAGCCTTTGGAAGTCTGTGTACGGAAGAGCAGTGGAATTCGGAAGTTCGAAAATGCTGTCTACGGAGAACATTTAGTTAGCAAAGTTCAAACGAACTTCGTAACATAG
- the LOC121203429 gene encoding probable 2-oxoglutarate-dependent dioxygenase At3g50210 isoform X2, translating into MATDFKSIPVIYVAPLFAKCNDPKMVQDPGVREVVKQLDQACREAGFFYAKGHGIPETMVKEVRNITHKFFDLPYEEKLKIKMTPAAGYRGYQRIGENITKGVPDMHEAIDCYKELKQGMYGALGKPMEGCNQWPHYPPNFKELMEKYISLCTEVSRKIMRGIALALGGSPDEFEGERGGDAFWVMRLIGYPGASTANGKCTSENDIGCGAHTDNGLLTLVNQDENITALQVRNQAGEWISAPPIPGTFVCNIGDMLKILSNGLYESTLHRVINKSPTYRVCVAFFYEQLSLWKSVYGRAVEFGSSKMLSTENI; encoded by the exons ATGGCCACCGATTTCAAATCCATCCCAGTCATct ATGTTGCTCCTTTGTTCGCCAAATGCAATGATCCAAAAATGGTTCAAGACCCTGGTGTACGTGAAGTTGTTAAGCAATTGGATCAGGCTTGCCGTGAGGCTGGGTTCTTCTATGCG AAGGGTCATGGTATCCCTGAGACCATGGTTAAAGAGGTTAGAAATATCACACACAAATTCTTCGATCTTCCTTATGAAGAAAAACTCAAGATCAAGATGACACCAGCTGCTGGATACAG GGGATACCAGAGAATCGGAGAAAACATAACCAAAGGCGTGCCTGATATGCATGAAGCTATTGAT TGCTATAAAGAACTAAAACAAGGGATGTATGGAGCTCTTGGAAAACCCATGGAAGGATGCAACCAATG GCCACATTATCCTCCAAACTTCAAAGAACTCATGGAGAAGTATATTAGCCTCTGTACAG AAGTGTCAAGAAAAATTATGCGGGGAATTGCTCTTGCATTGGGTGGATCACCAGATGAATTCGAAGGTGAAAGAGGCGGTGATGCATTTTGGGTGATGCGCCTTATTGGTTACCCAGGAGCATCAACTGCAAATGGAAAATGCACGTCTGAAAATGACATTGGATG TGGAGCACACACGGACAATG GTTTGTTAACATTGGTGAATCAAGATGAAAATATTACTGCACTTCAG GTGAGAAACCAAGCTGGTGAGTGGATCTCAGCTCCTCCGATTCCCGGAACGTTTGTCTGTAACATTGGTGATATGTTGAAG ATACTATCCAATGGTTTATATGAGTCAACTCTACATCGAGTTATCAATAAATCTCCGACATATCGTGTCTGTGTTGCCTTTTTTTATGAG CAGTTGAGCCTTTGGAAGTCTGTGTACGGAAGAGCAGTGGAATTCGGAAGTTCGAAAATGCTGTCTACGGAGAACATTTAG